A segment of the Deltaproteobacteria bacterium genome:
ATGGATATGACAGCAAAGGCATCGCCTGCTTCAACCATCTCGAACAAGAGGCGAGACAAACCCGCATAAGGCTCGATATTGTCCGTCAAATAGATGATGACATCGGTGTCGACAAGCACCCGTTTCCCTGAAACTGCCTTTTTCAGTGCAGATGCCGTTAACAACTTCACCGGTCTTCTCTCTCCTTGTCAATATACTCTGAGACGTCCTCAGCCGTTTTGCCAAAAGTCTTCGCGGTGAGCCCTGACAGCCTGTCAGTGAAAGATAAAACCGGTTGAAGGATAATCCTATCATCGTCCTTGGTCAACAGAACCTTTGTACCAGCCTTAATGTCCATCTCCTTACGAAGCCGGGCGGGAAGAACAACGTACCCCCTACTAGAAACTGTTACCTTAGCTGAATTCATGCAGCATCATCTCCCTTCTTCTGCATTATTGAATTTTAGCACCTCTTTTGGGGGATGTCAACCGCGGTACATTCAAATTTAAAGTGCACCATTTAAGTTGGTTACTCATACGAATTTGTGGGGAACATTCAAGCCTAGAACGTTGAAAGCATGAATCTTTTCCGATAGTTCCTGGTTGACAAGATTAGCCGGGAAAGGAGGATCAGATTCATGCTTGTAGAAAGTATAGCTCCAAAGACACTTGGGGCGACTCGCGAAGGAACTGAAGACAAGGTCAAGTATCAAGATAGCTCTTGATCTCGTCATAGAAGGTCGAATCATCAAGAACTGACACACCGAAATCGAAATCCTCATCGCCTTTCTTTAACCACTCGCTGATGACTTGAGGATCAACCATAAAGGACACGACCTTCTTTCAAAATGCTCTTGATAAATGGGTCTCCCAATTTGACACGGTCATCCAATTCATCCGGACGGTAAACGAGCATATCAGCGGCCATCTTACGTTCTATCAGTTCATCCAATTCACGCATCCTGGCAAGACCGGTTAAAGGCACATCTTCTTTAAGAATCAGAAAATCAGATCGTTCACTTCATCGAATTCCCCCTTAGCAGCCGACCCAAACAAAATGACCTTCAGAGGCCGATATTTGTCCACGATCTGGGCCAAGATGCTGTCGATTTCTGATCTAATATCATCTGCTTTCATACGAAACCTTTAACACAAGGCCTCAATAGATTCAAGAAGGAAAGGAATCTCTCCGGGACATTCATGCTTTTATGACTTAGCCTGGGAATGGTGAACTGTTTCAGGAGCAACGTTTTAGGTTCGGAAAGACCGACCCCGCTTAAATGGGCTTCGGATTTCACCCTGGTACGAGTTACGCTACGGCGCAGGCGCGGCAAGCGGGTCGCGAAAGCGGGATTTGTGCTTCGCTTCAACAAGGCAAAAGGGCGCGGGGTCTGAGGATAACAAACACTAGGGC
Coding sequences within it:
- a CDS encoding AbrB/MazE/SpoVT family DNA-binding domain-containing protein, yielding MNSAKVTVSSRGYVVLPARLRKEMDIKAGTKVLLTKDDDRIILQPVLSFTDRLSGLTAKTFGKTAEDVSEYIDKEREDR